CCTACAGCTTGCGCATCAAGCAGGCGGATATGTCCGGCGCCACCGAGCGCGTGCTGCGCGTAATCTACGACGCGGCCAAGCCGGAGCGCAAATGATCTTTTGCCCGATACAGCCCGCTATGCGGGCTGTTTTTTATGCGCGCAATGGCGACGCAAAAGCAGGTCAATGCCAAATGCCAGCGCCACGCCCGCGCTGTAGCAGGCAAGATCGCTCCACAAAAAACCCTGCCCCAGCACCATGTGCCCCAGCGGATGGGCACGCAGTGCGTCGATCCAGGGGGCGTGGTAGAGCTGGCTTATCTCGATGGCATAGCACAGGCAGAGCGCGCACGCGGCATGGCGCGCGGGCGCGCGATCAAGCAGCAGGCCACAGAACGCGTACACCATCATGGCCCAAACCGCATCGGGCGCGTATTCCCCCACAAGCGCGGGCAGGCGCGACCGATAGAAGCGCAGCAGCAGCCCGCACGCGATCAGCGCCAGCGCGCACGCGCCGTAACACAAACGCCTCCTGCGCATCTGGCATCCCTCCTTCGGTATCGTTACGGGTAAGCATTGCACAGTTACACTGCCGATACAAACAGCCGGTACACTGGGATGCAACACTGTTTACAAGCAATGCAAAACGCTTTTTCAGGAGGTACTGCCATGAAGCGACACGCATGTGCAGCGGCGCTCGGATTTCTCGCCGCGCTGCCGCTGAGCTACGTTTTCTTATGTTATATACCGCCGCTGCGCATCAAGCTGGCCGCGCCGCCGGACGTCGTCTTTGC
Above is a window of Maliibacterium massiliense DNA encoding:
- a CDS encoding DUF2809 domain-containing protein, translated to MRRRRLCYGACALALIACGLLLRFYRSRLPALVGEYAPDAVWAMMVYAFCGLLLDRAPARHAACALCLCYAIEISQLYHAPWIDALRAHPLGHMVLGQGFLWSDLACYSAGVALAFGIDLLLRRHCAHKKQPA